In Fusarium oxysporum f. sp. lycopersici 4287 chromosome 4, whole genome shotgun sequence, a genomic segment contains:
- a CDS encoding hypothetical protein (At least one base has a quality score < 10): MCLFNLFSKDKDEKDDLPPPRPTSLGRRTPEATSRLQGSRFDGSPRPSGDKDKYGYGVGYSSGNGSLGVGGPHGGLYGGVNGGVYSGVSGGPNGGVNGGVYGGVSGTTHGGGLAPAGGYGSSPGGGHGYL; the protein is encoded by the coding sequence ATGTGCTTATTCAATCTCTTCTCaaaagataaagacgaaaAGGACGACCTACCACCTCCACGGCCAACGAGTCTTGGGCGCAGAACACCAGAAGCCACATCAAGACTCCAAGGGAGCAGATTCGACGGCAGTCCAAGACCATCGGGTGATAAGGACAAGTACGGCTACGGAGTCGGCTACAGCTCTGGCAATGGATCGTTAGGCGTCGGTGGACCGCATGGCGGCTTGTACGGTGGTGTCAATGGAGGTGTTTATTCTGGCGTTAGTGGAGGGCCAAATGGAGGCGTTAATGGGGGAGTTTATGGTGGTGTTTCAGGGACAACGCATGGTGGAGGATTGGCGCCAGCTGGAGGGTATGGAAGTTCACCGGGAGGAGGGCATGGATACCTGTGA
- a CDS encoding agmatinase 1, which translates to MLYKSLVSLSLASVALAHGDHGHDQEPMSGPHQGLWYNTLPGDGGTQADSVFSGISTFGRLPYQPCLKANSIKYDIAFIGAPFDTGTSYRPGARFGPSGIRQGSRRLNLYGGYNVPLATNPFNSWATVLDCGDIPVTSYDNQWALRQIEEGHYNILSRPPATDADKSGPALKSRTLPRVITLGGDHTITLPLLRSINRAYGPVTVIHFDSHLDTWKPKVFGGSPSEVAAINHGTYFYHAAMEGLLRNDTNIHAGIRTTLSGPSDYDNDGYCGFEIVEAREIDTIGTDGIIEKILKRVGTDRPVYLSIDIDTLDPAFAPATGTPETGGWSTRELRTIIRGLESLNLIAADIVEVAPAYDTNAEHTTMAAADVLYEVMSIMVKKGPLSRMVEGKKEEEL; encoded by the exons ATGCTGTACAAGTCCCTCGTCTCTCTAAGCCTTGCCTCTGTGGCTCTCGCTCATGGCGaccatggccatgaccaAGAGCCTATGTCAGGTCCTCACCAAGGCCTCTGGTACAACACCCTTCCCGGCGATGGCGGCACTCAG GCCGACTCCGTCTTCTCCGGTATCAGCACCTTCGGCCGTCTTCCATACCAGCCATGCTTGAAGGCAAACAGCATCAAGTATGACATTGCTTTCATCGGTGCTCCGTTTGATACAGGTACTTCTTACAGACCTGGTGCTCGCTTCGGACCTTCCGGTATTCGCCAAGGCTCCCGAAGACTCAACCTTTA TGGAGGTTACAACGTACCTCTGGCTACCAACCCGTTCAATAGCTGGGCCACAGTTCTCGACTGTGGTGATATCCCAGTCACTTC GTACGACAACCAGTGGGCGCTTCGACAGATCGAGGAAGGCCACTACAATATCCTTTCTCGCCCGCCAGCCACAGATGCAGACAAGTCTGGTCCGGCACTGAAGAGCAGGACTCTTCCTCGAGTTATCACTCTTGGTGGTGACCACACGATCACACTGCCTCTCCTTCGATCCATCAACCGGGCCTACGGACCCGTGACAGTGATTCACTTCGACAGTCATCTCGACACCT GGAAGCCCAAGGTTTTTGGTGGCTCCCCGTCAGAGGTCGCTGCCATCAACCACGGCACATACTTCTACCATGCCGCTATGGAAGGCCTTCTCCGCAATGATACCAACATCCACGCTGGTATCAGAACAACCCTCAGTGGTCCAAGTGACTACGATAATGATGGCTACTGTGGTTTCGAGATCGTGGAGGCTCGAGAGATTGACACCATTGGCACTGATGGTATCATTGAGAAGATTCTGAAGCGCGTTGGTACTGATCGCCCTGTTTACCTGTCCATCGACATCGATACTTTAGATCCAGCTTTTGCCCCTGCGACCGGTACTCCTGAGACTGGAGGTTGGTCTACCCGAGAGCTTCGAACCATCATTCGAGGATTGGAAAGCTTGAACCTAATTGCTGCAGACATTGTCGAGGTTGCT CCTGCCTACGACACAAACGCTGAGCACACGACCATGGCGGCCGCTGATGTTCTCTACGAGGTCATGTCTATCATGGTCAAGAAGGGACCTCTCAGCCGAATGGttgagggcaagaaggaagaggagttGTAA